A DNA window from Ignavibacteriales bacterium contains the following coding sequences:
- a CDS encoding PD40 domain-containing protein, with amino-acid sequence MPLALTENGHNEGAAWSPDGKRIAFTSTRSGSFDIWIMDVDIERVKKELRGLNK; translated from the coding sequence TTGCCGTTAGCTCTAACAGAAAATGGCCACAATGAAGGTGCAGCATGGTCTCCTGACGGAAAAAGAATAGCATTCACCAGCACACGCTCCGGGAGTTTTGATATATGGATAATGGATGTGGATATTGAACGAGTAAAGAAGGAACTCCGGGGGTTAAACAAATGA
- a CDS encoding DUF2461 domain-containing protein, whose product MIKELILDDEIYPPFEGFPAEGIKFFKQLKKNNNRAWFAEHKSEYENFAKFPMQCLIASLKLPMSKLAPEIDVNPKRGMFRIYKDTRFSKDKTPYKTHVAAVFHIKGHWQESAGFYLEISPDGIYVGGGFYMPDKDQLKKIREAIAEQSKQFLGIIQNTKFVKRFGAMQGEKLQRIPLGYSRDHLMGEWLKYKQFYTGVEWKVDECLDEIFLKKVVDIYKDLYPFVRFINGALGRS is encoded by the coding sequence ATGATTAAAGAATTAATATTAGACGATGAAATTTATCCGCCATTCGAGGGATTTCCTGCCGAAGGAATAAAATTTTTCAAGCAATTGAAGAAGAACAACAACCGCGCTTGGTTTGCGGAACATAAATCTGAATATGAAAACTTTGCAAAATTCCCGATGCAATGTTTGATTGCCTCGCTGAAGCTGCCGATGTCTAAGCTGGCGCCGGAGATCGATGTTAATCCAAAGCGCGGCATGTTTCGCATATATAAAGACACACGCTTCAGCAAAGATAAAACTCCGTACAAGACACATGTTGCCGCGGTGTTTCACATAAAAGGACATTGGCAAGAGAGCGCTGGGTTTTATTTGGAAATTTCTCCCGATGGTATTTATGTTGGCGGTGGATTTTACATGCCCGATAAAGATCAGTTAAAGAAGATCCGTGAAGCGATAGCCGAGCAATCCAAACAATTTCTTGGTATCATACAAAACACAAAGTTTGTGAAACGGTTTGGTGCGATGCAGGGTGAAAAGTTACAGCGTATTCCACTTGGGTATTCGCGCGATCATTTGATGGGGGAGTGGTTGAAGTATAAACAGTTTTATACAGGCGTTGAGTGGAAGGTTGATGAATGTTTGGATGAAATATTTCTTAAGAAAGTTGTAGATATTTACAAAGATTTGTATCCTTTCGTCAGATTTATAAACGGAGCGCTTGGTAGGAGTTGA
- the murQ gene encoding N-acetylmuramic acid 6-phosphate etherase, which yields MSNSKKLYKQLNTLSTEKRNKKSMKIDISSVKDILSTINNEDKKVAIAVGKELFHIEEAVKLVVESFKNNGRLIYVGAGTSGRLGILDATECLPTFGADPRAVQGIIAGGKSAVFRSQEGAEDDIKAAIRDLKKVHPTSNDVICGIAASMRTPYVVAAMAEAKKLHTKTILITTNPRRLLSRPEMRNLKNNLDISICVDVGPEVLAGSTRMKSGTAQKMVLNMITTTAMIRLGKVYENMMVDLKMNSKKLEERAKRVIMTVTKVDYETAARYLAKASGHVKTAIVMIKRSVTAKQAQNLLKKANGFVRIATEE from the coding sequence ATGAGCAACTCAAAAAAATTATATAAACAATTAAATACACTCTCAACTGAGAAGCGCAACAAGAAATCGATGAAAATAGATATATCTTCAGTAAAAGATATTTTGTCAACGATCAACAATGAAGACAAAAAAGTTGCCATCGCTGTTGGCAAAGAACTATTCCACATTGAAGAGGCGGTAAAATTGGTTGTCGAATCTTTTAAAAATAACGGAAGATTGATATACGTTGGCGCCGGGACAAGCGGACGACTTGGAATTCTTGACGCAACCGAATGTCTGCCGACTTTCGGTGCCGATCCCCGAGCAGTCCAAGGTATTATTGCCGGCGGCAAATCTGCGGTGTTTAGATCGCAAGAGGGTGCAGAGGATGATATTAAAGCGGCAATCAGAGATTTAAAAAAGGTTCACCCAACAAGCAACGATGTAATTTGTGGTATAGCTGCCAGCATGCGAACTCCATACGTGGTGGCAGCAATGGCTGAAGCAAAAAAATTGCATACGAAAACTATTCTTATCACAACTAATCCACGCCGCTTGCTAAGTAGGCCGGAAATGCGGAATCTAAAAAATAATTTAGATATTTCAATTTGTGTAGATGTTGGTCCAGAAGTTCTTGCCGGTTCGACCAGAATGAAATCAGGCACAGCGCAAAAAATGGTGCTGAATATGATTACAACCACAGCGATGATTAGATTAGGTAAGGTCTATGAGAACATGATGGTTGACTTAAAAATGAACAGCAAAAAACTCGAGGAACGAGCCAAGCGTGTAATTATGACGGTTACAAAAGTGGATTATGAAACAGCCGCAAGATATTTAGCAAAAGCGAGCGGACACGTGAAAACAGCAATCGTTATGATAAAACGAAGCGTTACAGCCAAACAAGCCCAGAATCTTTTGAAAAAAGCAAACGGTTTTGTTAGAATAGCTACTGAGGAATAA
- the rsmG gene encoding 16S rRNA (guanine(527)-N(7))-methyltransferase RsmG, with translation MKIEGCSDNQVIQLQEYVELLIEWNQKINLISRKDEVNVWPRHILHSLSLLFFFKLKSNSHAIDIGTGGGLPGIPLAIVEPSIKFVLVDSIRKKCMAVTDMVDRLKLKNVIVVTERVEELSKKNIYQRSFDYILARAVAPTENLIEWSLPLLKFNDCNNVDKESDSAEKKMIETRSFVLWKGGNLEKELQVAQNKFHTKKISIHPISFGDLNNEQDADKKLIIINI, from the coding sequence ATGAAAATTGAAGGTTGTTCCGATAATCAGGTGATACAACTTCAAGAGTATGTTGAATTATTAATAGAGTGGAATCAAAAGATTAATTTAATTTCAAGGAAAGATGAAGTGAATGTGTGGCCTCGGCATATTCTACATTCGCTTTCATTATTATTTTTCTTTAAACTTAAATCAAATTCTCACGCTATTGATATTGGCACGGGAGGTGGTCTGCCCGGCATACCGCTGGCGATTGTGGAGCCGTCTATAAAATTTGTTTTGGTGGATTCGATACGAAAAAAATGTATGGCGGTAACCGATATGGTTGATAGATTGAAATTAAAAAATGTCATAGTGGTAACAGAGAGAGTTGAAGAATTATCCAAGAAAAATATATATCAACGCTCATTTGATTATATTTTAGCGCGGGCAGTAGCCCCAACCGAGAATCTGATTGAATGGTCTTTGCCTCTTTTAAAATTTAATGATTGTAATAACGTCGATAAAGAGTCTGATTCAGCGGAGAAGAAAATGATTGAGACGAGATCTTTTGTGCTTTGGAAGGGGGGTAATCTTGAAAAAGAATTACAAGTTGCACAAAATAAATTTCACACTAAAAAGATTTCAATTCATCCGATCTCTTTCGGTGACTTAAACAATGAACAGGATGCAGATAAAAAGTTAATCATAATAAATATTTGA